In the genome of Salana multivorans, the window ATCGCCCTCCCGCGCGCTCGCGCCGGCGCGGGTGTCCGTGCGCACCCTCGAGATCGACGACCCGGGCGACCTCCTCGCGCTGCTGCCGGACGGGGGGCCGGACACGCTCGTCTGGCTGCGCCGCGACGAGGGCATGGTGGCGTGGGGCGAGGCCGCGCGGATCGACACCCGCGGCGAGGGACGCATGCTGACGGCCGACGCGCGGCTGCGCGAGCTCGCCGCCGCCAGCACCGTGGTTGACGAGGTCAACCTGCCCGGCACCGGGCTCGTCGCGTTCGGCTCGTTCGCGTTCGACGACGAGGACCCGTCGGGCGGGACGCTCGTCGTCCCCCGCGTGCTGGTCGGGCGGCGACAGACCCCCGGCGGCGTGCGCGCGTGGGTCACGCTCGTCGACGCCGCCGATGGGACGGACGCGGGCGTCGGCGACGACCCCGGCGTGACCGGTGCGCTCGCCGGACCGCGCTCGCCGGTGCGCGAGCCGCGGGACGTGACCTGGGAGCCGGGCGCCCACTCCGGCGAGGACTGGATGGCCCGCGTGGCCGACGCGGTCGCGCGGATCCGGCGCGGCGACGCGGCGAAGATCGTGCTCGCGCGGGACGCGGTCGCCGTAGCGAGCGAGCCGCTCGACCTGCGGGCCCTCACCACCCGGTTCGCCCGGGCCTACCCCACGACGTGGACGTTCGCGGTCGACTCGCTCGTCGGCGCCACCCCCGAGCTGCTGGTCCGGCGCGAGCGCGGCCTCGTCGCCTCGCGCGTGCTGGCGGGCACGATCCGGCGCACCGGCAACGACGAGGCCGACCTCGCGCACGCCGCGGCGCTGGCGCGCTCGTCCAAGGACCTCGAGGAGCACGAGCTGGCCGTGGCGTCGCTCGCCGAGGCGCTGGAGCCGTTCGTCGCGTCGGCGAACGTGCCCGAGGTGCCGAGCGTGCTCCACCTGCCCAACGTCATGCACCTGGCGACGGACGTGACGGCGGTGCTCGCCCCCGGCGACGCCAGCGACGCGCCGGACCGCGCCGGGGCGCTCCCGTCCGTCCTGCGGCTCGCGGCCGCCCTCCACCCGACCGCGGCCGTCGGCGGGACCCCGACGCGGGTCGCCGTCAGCCTCGTCCGCGAGATCGAGGGGATGCCGCGCGGCCGGTACGCGGGCCCGGTCGGCTGGCTCGGCGCCGACGGCGACGGCGAGTTCTGCATCGCGCTGCGCTGCGGACGGATCGAGTCGGACGACCCGCGCCGGATCCGCGTGTTCGCCGGCTGCGGCATCGTCGCGGCGTCCGACCCGCAGTCGGAGCTGGACGAGACCGAGGCGAAGTTCGAGCCGGTCCGCCAGGCGCTGCGCTGACCGCCGACGTCGAGCCCGACCCGTCCGAGCGCCGAGCTCGACCCCCGCATGCGACGAGGCCCGGTCCCTCGCGATCGATGTCGCGAGGTCCGGGCCTCGTCGGGCGAGACGGCCTGACCTCCGTCTCACCGGCAGCGCGGGCGGCCTGACCTCCACCCGCGCGGGTCTGCTGCGGCCGGCTCAGCCGTTGCCGCCGAACCCGGGCAGGTTGGGGAAGCCCGGGAAGCTCGGCAGGCTGCCGCCGTCCTGGCCGGAATCGCCCTGGCCGGAATCGCCCTGGCCCGAGTCGCTCTGGCCCGAGTCGCTCTGGTCGGTCTCGACGGGACGCTCGGCGAGCGTGACGTTGACGTCCATCGCCTCGCCGCCGCGCACGACGGTGAGCGTCACCTCGTCGCCGGCGCCGAACTGCCGGACGAACCCGGTGAGCGACTCGGCGCCACCGACCGCCTTGGCGTTGATCCCGACGACCACGTCGCCGGCCCGCAGGCCGGCCTCGGCCGCGGGGGTGCCGCTCGCCACCGACTCGACCTTCGCCCCGGCGCGCGTGACGCCGTCGGCGGTCGCCGTGCCGTCCGAGAGGGTGACGCCGAGGTAGGCGTGCTGCGCGACGCCCGTCGCGATGAGCTGCTCCGCCACGGCCTTGGCCTGGTTCGACGGGATGGCGAAGCCGAGGCCGATGCTGCCGGCCTGCTGCGCCGAGGAGGCCGTCGAGGCGATCGAGGAGTTGATGCCGATGACCTCGCCGGCGGTGTTGAACAGCGGGCCGCCGGAGTTGCCGGGGTTGATCGCCGCGTCGATCTGGATCGCGTTCGTCACGACCGCCGTGTCCGAGCTCTCGCCCGTGGTCGCGACCGGCCGGTCGACGGCCGAGACGATGCCCGTGGTCACGGTGCTCGCCAGGCCGAGCGGGTTGCCGACCGCCATGACGTCGTCGCCGACCACGACGTGCGAGGAGTCGCCCCACGGGGAGGCCACGAGGTCGCTCGGGGCGTCGGTGAGGCGGATGACGGCGATGTCCGTCGTCGGGTCCGTCCCCACCACCGTCGCCGCGAAGATGCGGCCGTCGGCGAGGGTCACCGAGATGCCCCCGGCGGTGGCGCCCGAGACGACGTGGTTGTTCGTGACGACGTAGCCGCCGTCGGCGTCGATGACGACGCCCGAGCCGGCCGCGCCGCCCTGCGCCGTCGTGACGGAGATCGCGACGACCGAGTCGCGCACCTGCGCGGCGATGGCCTGCCACTGGACGTCGGTCGTCGAGCTGACGGCCACGGGGGTGGTCGCCCCGAGACCCGCGTAGGAGCTCCCCGCGTTGCCGTTGCCGAGGGCGCCGGTCGCGAGGGCGGTGCCGCCTGACGCCAGCACCGCGGCGAGCAGCGCCGAGGCGGCGACGGCCGGCCACATCCGCCGCGGGGTCGGCTGCCGGCCCGCGGACGCGACGCCGGGGTCGGCGGGCGCCGTCGGGGGCACCGAGCCGGTCGAGGCGGGGACGGCGGCGAGCGGCAGGGTGGTGGCCGGCGCCTGGCCGTACGGGAGCGACGGGCCTTGCGGGTCATGACCCGTCGGGGCCTGCGCCTGGCCGGGCTGCGCCTGGGCGGGCTGGGCCTGGCCGGACCAGGAGAACGACGCGCCGGCCTGACCCTGCGGAGCGTGCTGCTCCTGCTGGGCGGGCGAGGCCGTCGGAGGGGTCGCATCGCCGGAACGCCGGACCGGGGGGTAGACCGGCGGGACGACGGGCTGGTTGTCCATCTCGACTCCATTCGCGGACGGGGACTTCATCTGCGAACGAGTCAACCCCGTCGACCTTGGCCGACGCTGGGCGGTTCCTGGGAGGTTCCTGGGGCGTGCGGCGCCCGCCGGCGCTCAGGTCGCGCGGCGCACGACCTGAGCTGGTCCCTTTCCCGCGCGCGCCACGAGGCCGCCCGTCGTGCGAATCACGACGGGGGACAGGAGCGCCAGCGCGAGAGAGGCGAGGAGCCCCAGGAGGACGGACGGACTCCCAAGACGAGCGACGAGCCCAACGTGCAGGAACAAGCACGCGAACGCAGTCGCCGCAAGGGAGAAGAAGATCGCGGCGATACCGGTCAGGCGCGTGAGCCGAGAAGGCGTCAGGGTCCTTTCCGCAGCGAGACCCACGAGACGCCACAGGACCAGGAGTGCGGCCTGCACCCCGCACATGGCCCCGATCGCCCACCACGTGTATGCGAAGAAGAGGTCCGCGAGGTCGGGATAGGTGGAGGCGAGCGAGCGAGCGACGAGCGGGATCAGCACCACCTGGACCAGAAGCGCCCCCACCACGAGGGATCCCAGCGCAAGTCGCCATCCCACGGTCTCTGCCCTGTCCATCGCAGTCATCCTCCTCCAGCAGTCCACCGCCGTCAACGAGGTGGGTGGCGGACTCGTCCGCCTAGTAGATGTTCGGGTTTATCCGCGTGGTCTCGATGTTGAATCGCGTCTGCGGCCAATTCACACTCAGATTGTCCCAGGCGCTCACCGACTTCTCGGCGCCAGCGATCCAGGACCCTCCGTTGCTCGACGCCGAGGAGCACACCGTCCCCGAGATGTTCTGACTTCCCTGGCTGTACCAGATGCATACCTTGACGATCCGCTGCCCTTGGAAGACATTTCCTGCAGCCTTTGCTCGGCCCTTGTAGTAGAGCCACGCGGTCTCAGTACTGATCGCATAGCTGGATCCCCACGTCGCAAAAGGAGTCGGCCCGGAAGGGGGGTCCGTCTCGTACACGGAGCCAACCGTTCCGCCTCCTGGCATCACGTCATAGGTCTCGGTCACGACAGTGGCGACCTCATCGGGATCGAGCTCCGTCCCGTTCCCGGGAGCGCTCGGCCCATGCTCGGCCACCGACGCGTAGCTGTGTGCCTGCGCGGCACTTGCGCCGAGGCCAAGCAAGACAGTGGTGGCGAGTGTCGTCGCGATCGTTCTGGCGTACAACTCGAACTCCCTCGTTCGACTGGGCAAAACCTCATCACAAAGCGGTTGGCTGGAATGTTACTGAGAGAGTGCCCTGGTCGCAACTGAAACAGACCTCGTCCGGCGCAGCACCCAGGTCACGTGCCGTCGCCGCCCTCGTCGAGGAACTACGCAGCTCCTCCCGCCGACATCGTGCGGACGAGGTCGACCAGTCGCCGGTGCAGGGCGCGACGTCGCTCGGCGGCCCCCGAACGGCTCAGCCGCACCTCGACGATCTCGATCCCACGGCCGACGCCGGTGAGCGCGGCCGCGAGTCCGGACGCGTCGTCGACCAGCACGTGCCGGGCGCCGACACCGGCCGCGACGGCCGCGAGATCGAGCGCCTGCGGCGTCGCGAACACCCGCTCGTGCGCCGCGGCGAGCTCCGGTCGGCCGTGCTCGAGCGTGGCGAAGATCGACCCGCCGTCGTCGGCGAGGACGACGAGCTGGAGGTCGACCGGCCGCTCGAGCCGCCCCCGGACGAGGCCGCCGAGGTCGTGCTGCAGCGTGAGGTCGCCGAGCAGGGCGCGCACGGGGCGGTCCCCCGCCGCCGGCCCGACGTCCGCAGCCAGCGCGTGGCCGAGCGCCGTGCTCACCGTGCCGTCGATGCCGGCCAGCCCCCGGTTGCTCACCACCCGCGCCGCGGGGAGGCCCGCGAGGTCGAGCTGCCGGATCGCCATGGACGCCCCGGCCACGAGCAGACCACCGTCGCGTGCCGCCGCGCGGGAGACGAGCCGCGCGGCCGTCCAGCCCTCGATCGGCGCGCCGGCGAGCGCCAGCTCGACCTCGGCGTCCAGCTCGGCGGCGACCGCCCGCGCCGCGGCGTGCCAGCGGTCCGACCAGCCGGGACCGTCCGCGTCGCCCGCCGCGCGGCTCTCCTCGACCTCGTCCGCCAGCCAGCCCGCCGGCACGTGCCGGGCGCCGGGCCCGTCGAGCCAGGCGTGACCGGGCGGGTCGACGAGGACCACCTCCACGTCCGGCCGCGCGAGCAGCGCGGTCTGCTGGCGCGAGAGCGTCGGACGTCCGAGCACCACGACGCGCTCGACGTCGTCCCCGAGCGCGTCGAGCAGGACCGGGACCGAGCCGAGCGCCCCGGGCAGGTCGACCGTTGGCTCCGCAAGCACGGGCCAGGCGGCTGGCAGGTCGGGCCGACCGCCGCGCACGGCGCCGTCACCGGCGAGCATGACCGTCCGGGGTGTCCGCTCCGTGCGGATCGATCCAGTGGCCACCCGGACCTCCGGCGCCCGGACCGGCGCCGACGCCGCGCTGGAGGTGCCGTCGGCGGCGTCGCTCGGCGCCTCGATCCGCACGGAGCGGACGGGAGGCACGGGCACGAGCGGGTCGGCGAACGCGACGTTGAGGTGGACCGGGCCGGGCAGCGGGCCGCGAGCGACGCCGAGCAGGTCGAGGAGGGTGACCGAGGCGAGGTCCGCCGCGGTCAGGTCGGCCGTGGCGCGGGGCCGGGAGATCCCGCCCGCGACACCGTCGGGCGAGCCGAAGACGCCGACGTGCTCCATCGTCTGCGACCCGCCGCGCCGCACGAGCTCGGCCGGGCGGTCGCACGAGACGACCACGAGCGGCACGCGCTGGTGGGCCGCCTCGAGAAGAGCCGGGTGCAGGTTCGCGACCGCCGAGCCCGACGTGACGACCACCGGGACCGGACGGCCGGTCGCGACCGCGAGGCCGAGCGCGACGAAGCCGGCGGAGCGCTCGTCGATGCTGACGTGCAGCCGCAGCGCGCCCGCGTCCTCGGCGGCGAGCAGCGCGTACGCCATCGGTGCGCTGCGGGAGCCGGGAGCGAGGACGACGTCGCGGACGCCGCCCGTCGCGAGCGCCGCGACGACCGCCTCGGCGAGCGCCTGGCTCGGCGCCGGGTCGCGGGGCTCAGGCACGGGAGCCCACCGCGTCGAGCCGGGCGAGCCAGCGCTCGCGGGTCGCGACGTCCGCACCGAGCACGTCGGGGGGCGTGACGGCGAGCGGCGCGACGGCTGCCGGCGACGCCGGCACCGGCAGCTCGCCGCCGACGGGGAGCAGCGGCGCCGCGGCGACGTCCCGCTCGAACAGGTGGACCGTCGCGAGCCCGCAGGCGTACGGCAGCTCGGGCAGCGCGGCCGCGAGCGCCAGACCCGCGGCGATGCCGACGCTCGACTCCAGCGCCGACGACACGACGACGGGCAGCCCGACCTCCTCGGCGAGGCGCAGGCACGCGCGCACGCCGCCGAGGGGCTGGACCTTGAGCACGACGACGTCGGCGGCCTCGGCCCGTCGCACGGCGAGCGGGTCGGCGGCGCGGCGGATCGACTCGTCGGCCGCGACGGGCACGGACTGCGCGCGGCGCACGGCGGCCAGGTCGGCGACCGAGGCGCACGGCTGCTCGACGTACTCGAGGCCGCCGGCCGCCCGGTCGAGCCGGGCGAGCGAGGTCAGCGCCTCGTCGCGCGTCCAGCCGCCGTTGGCGTCGATCCGGATCCGACCGGCCGGGCCGAGGGCGTCGCGGACCGCCTCGAGCCGGGCCTCGGTCTCGGCGAGGCCCTGCCCGGGCTCGGCGACCTTGACCTTCGCCGTCGTGCAGCCGCCGGAGCCGGTGACGATCGCGTGGGCACGCTCGGGGTCGACGGCCGGGACGGTCACGTTGACCGGGACGCTGGAACGCAGCTGCGCCGGCCAGCCGAGGTCGGCGGTCTCGCGGGCCGCGGCGAGCCACGCCGAACTCTCGGCGTCGTCGTAGTCCCAGAACGGGGAGAACTCCCCCCACCCGGCGTCGCCGCGCAGGAGGACGCCGTCGCGGACCGTGATCCCGCGGAAGCGCGTGCGCAGCCGCGAGGAGTAGACGAGGACGTCGCGAGGCACCCCGCCAGCCTAGTGACGCCTCGACCGGACGGCCCGAGCCCCCGGGCGGGCACCGCGACGGGTACGTTGGCTGGCGTGAGCGCGCACGCACCGACTCCCCCGCCCGCGAAGGTCTCCGACACCTTCGACCCCGTGAGCTGGCGCGAGGTCGAGGGGTTCGACCTCACCGACATCACCTACCACCGGGGGGTCGCCCGCGAGGTCGACGAGGCCGGCGCGGTCGTCTCGCAGCGCGACCTCCCCGTCGTCCGGATCGCCTTCGACCGGCCCGAGGTGCGCAACGCCTTCCGCCCGCACACGGTCGACGAGCTCTACCGCGCGCTCGACCACGCGCGGCTCGACCCGGGCGTCGGGACCGTCCTGCTCACCGGCAACGGCCCGAGCCCCAGGGACGGCGGCCACGCCTTCTGCTCGGGCGGGGACCAGCGCGTGCGCGGGCGATCCGGCTACCAGTACGCCGAGACGGACGACGCCGGCAACCCCGTCGGGGAGACCCGCGAGAGCGTCGACCCGGCGCGCGCCGGCCGGCTGCACATCCTCGAGGTGCAGCGGCTCATCCGGACCATGCCGAAGGTCGTCGTCGCGGTGGTCAACGGCTGGGCCGCCGGCGGGGGGCACTCGCTCTTCGTCGTCGCCGACCTCGCGATCGCGAGCCGCGAGCACGCCGCGTTCATGCAGACCGACGCGAACGTCGGGTCGTTCGACGCCGGCTACGGCTCCGCGCTGCTCGCGCGCCAGGTCGGGCAGAAGCGCGCGCGGGAGATCTTCTTCCTCGCCCGCCGCTACTCGGCCGAGGACGCGGAGCGGTGGGGCGCGATCAACGAGGCGGTCGACCACGACCGGCTGGAGGAGGTCGCGCTGGAGTACGCCGCGACGATCGCGACGAAGTCGCCGCAGGCGATCCGCATGCTCAAGTTCGCCTTCAACCTCGCCGACGACGGGCTCGCCGGACAGCAGGTCTTCGCCGGTGAGGCGACGCGGCTGGCGTACCAGACCGACGAGGCCGTCGAGGGACGGGACGCGTTCCTCGAGCGGCGCGCACCCGACTGGTCGGGCTTCCCCCACGTGTCCTGAGAGGGTCCTGGGACCTGTCGCGGTCCCGTCAGGTCGAGTCCCGGTCGGGTCAGGTCAGGAGACGGTGAGCGAGGAGCTGTCGTAGGGCAGCAGCTCGATGAACGTCTGCCCGGGCGCGAGCGTGATGACCTGGCCGTCCGCGCCGGTCAGGACGATCGGGTCCGAGATGCCCGCCTTGGACCACGTCCCCGACACCGTCCGACCGCCCGTGGCCACGAGAGCCTCACCGGAGTCGACCATGATCGTCTCGTAGACGGCCGTGCCGATCGGGTCCTTGGCACCGGTGTCGCGGATGTTGACACGCAGCACGACCACGTTGTCGGCGGCGATCTGCTCGCCGGTGTCGACGGTGTGCGGCGCGTCGCTCATCGAGCGGAGCCAGCGGCTGCCGTCCCAGTTCCAGCTCGACTTCTGCGCCGGGAACTTCGCGACGATCTCGGTCGCCTCGGTCCCGTTCGCCGCAGCCGTCGCCGCGGCCGGGGTCGCGGCGAACGTGAAGGGCGCCGGCGGCGTCAGGTTCCGGTTCCCGTCCGCGACCGTGATCATCTCGGCCGGGTTCCCGTACAGGTTGTACGGCGTCCGGCGGAAGTCGACCCGGTACATGCCCGGGCCGCCCTGGTCGCCGATCGTGACCTGGACGCCGTCGTCGATCACCTGCTGGATGAACTGCGGCTGACCGCCGGAGAACGCCAGGAGCCCGCCGGTCGGACCGACGATCCCGCCGTCCATCGGACGCACCGACCGGATCGGGCCGACCTGCTCGGGCAGCGAGGAGTGGAACATCGCGAGGAGGCGCGTCTCGCCGCCCTCGATCATCTCCTCCCACAGCACGTCGGCGACGTTGATGCCCGCCTGCGGTCGCGCGGGACGCGTCGTCTCCACCTTGACCGCGAGCACCGGACGCTCGACCACGTCGCCCGGCAGGCCGGTGAGCGGCCACACGGGCGCCGCCTCGGGCGCGGCCGTCTTGTCCACCTGGACCTCGGGGTCGACCGTGACGGGCGGGTCCGTCGGCTGGATGACCTCGGGCTCCTTCGAGCACGCGGTGAGCGCGAGCCCGGCCGCGAGGAGGGTCGCGACGACGGCGAGGCCGCGCTGGCGCGTGCTGGCGGGGCGCGTGCGGGTGCGAGAGGTAGCCACGTCCCAACTGTGCCACGCCCTACCCTGGTCGGGTGGCCCATGACACCCCCGACGAGGCGCTCGCGGAGGTCCTCGCGGGACGCCGGCTGCTCCGGCTCGGATCCGCGCGGGGGCTCGACCTGCCCGTGGTCGCGGGGGCCGGGGTCTACTGCGCGACCTCGGGGTCGACGGGCGGGGCACCGAGCGTCGTCGCGCTCGGCCCGGCCACCATCGCGCACGCCGTCGCCGCGACGGACGAGCGGCTCGGCGGCCCCGGCGCGTGGCTGCTCTCGCTGCCCGACGACCACGTCGCGGGCCTCATGGTCCGGGCGCGCGCGCTGACCGCCGGCGCTCCCCTCGTCCGCGGTCACGCCGGCGCCTTCACGGCCGCGGGCTTCGCGCGCGACGTCGCCCTGCTGCACGACGCGACTCCCCCCGGCCTGCGCCGGTACGGCTCGCTCGTGCCGACCCAGCTGCACCGCGTCCTCGCCGACGCCGGGGCGGCGACCGCCGCCGCCTCGCTCGACGCGGTCCTGCTCGGTGGCGCCGCGGCCCCCGAGCCCCTGCTCGCCCGGGCGCGAGCGGCCCGCGTCCCCGTCGTCACCACGTACGGGATGACGGAGACGGCCGGTGGGTGCGTGTACGACGGCGTCCCGCTGCGCGGCACGAGCGTGGCGATCGACGACGACGGGCGCATCCGGCTGCGGGGTGACCAGGTGGCCCTCGGCTACGTGACGGCGCGCGGGCTGGAGCCGTTCGACGGCGAGGTCCTCACCAACGACCGCGGCCGGTGGGAGCAGACCGCGGGCGGCCGGCGGCTGCGCGTGCTGGGCCGGCGGGACGACGTCATCGTCTCGGGCGGGGTCAACGTCGACCCGCACGCCGTCGAGGCCGCGGCGCTCGCGGTCGAGGGCGTCGCCGAGGCGGCGGCCGTCGGGGTGCCCGACCCGGAATGGGGCCAGCTCGTCTGCCTCGCGCTGCGGGTTGACCCCGGGACGGCGGCCGGCGTGGCCGAGGACGTGCGGGGCGCGATCCGCGACCGCCTCGGGGCGGCGAGCGTGCCGAAGCGCGTGCTCGCGGGCGAGGATTCGCTTCCGCTGCGGGGTCCGGGGAAGATCGACCGGCGGGCGCTCGTCGCGAGGTTCGCGCAGACGGACGCGAGCGGCACCCCTCGCGCGGGCCATCACCCCGCGACCGGTGGAGAGGACTGAGAATGGCAACGCTTGGCGAGTGGGCGGCCGGTGCGCGCCCGAGGACGCTGCCGGCCGCGGTGGCGCCCGTGCTGGCCGGGACCGGCGCCGCGGCCGGGATGGGCTCGTTCCGCTGGCTGCCGGCGCTCCTGTGCGCACTGCTCGCGCTGACGCTGCAGATCGCGGTCAACTACGCCAACGACTACTCCGACGGGGTTCGCGGCACCGACGACGAGCGACGCGTCGGACCCATGCGGCTGGTCGGCTCGGGCGCCGCGACGCCGCGCGCGGTCAAGCTCGCGGCCCTGGCGACCGGTGTCGTCGCCGCCGCGCTCGGCGTCCTGCTCTGCTGGGTGACGGGGT includes:
- a CDS encoding isochorismate synthase, whose protein sequence is MSEAATSESPSRALAPARVSVRTLEIDDPGDLLALLPDGGPDTLVWLRRDEGMVAWGEAARIDTRGEGRMLTADARLRELAAASTVVDEVNLPGTGLVAFGSFAFDDEDPSGGTLVVPRVLVGRRQTPGGVRAWVTLVDAADGTDAGVGDDPGVTGALAGPRSPVREPRDVTWEPGAHSGEDWMARVADAVARIRRGDAAKIVLARDAVAVASEPLDLRALTTRFARAYPTTWTFAVDSLVGATPELLVRRERGLVASRVLAGTIRRTGNDEADLAHAAALARSSKDLEEHELAVASLAEALEPFVASANVPEVPSVLHLPNVMHLATDVTAVLAPGDASDAPDRAGALPSVLRLAAALHPTAAVGGTPTRVAVSLVREIEGMPRGRYAGPVGWLGADGDGEFCIALRCGRIESDDPRRIRVFAGCGIVAASDPQSELDETEAKFEPVRQALR
- a CDS encoding S1C family serine protease, producing the protein MDNQPVVPPVYPPVRRSGDATPPTASPAQQEQHAPQGQAGASFSWSGQAQPAQAQPGQAQAPTGHDPQGPSLPYGQAPATTLPLAAVPASTGSVPPTAPADPGVASAGRQPTPRRMWPAVAASALLAAVLASGGTALATGALGNGNAGSSYAGLGATTPVAVSSTTDVQWQAIAAQVRDSVVAISVTTAQGGAAGSGVVIDADGGYVVTNNHVVSGATAGGISVTLADGRIFAATVVGTDPTTDIAVIRLTDAPSDLVASPWGDSSHVVVGDDVMAVGNPLGLASTVTTGIVSAVDRPVATTGESSDTAVVTNAIQIDAAINPGNSGGPLFNTAGEVIGINSSIASTASSAQQAGSIGLGFAIPSNQAKAVAEQLIATGVAQHAYLGVTLSDGTATADGVTRAGAKVESVASGTPAAEAGLRAGDVVVGINAKAVGGAESLTGFVRQFGAGDEVTLTVVRGGEAMDVNVTLAERPVETDQSDSGQSDSGQGDSGQGDSGQDGGSLPSFPGFPNLPGFGGNG
- the menD gene encoding 2-succinyl-5-enolpyruvyl-6-hydroxy-3-cyclohexene-1-carboxylic-acid synthase, with amino-acid sequence MPEPRDPAPSQALAEAVVAALATGGVRDVVLAPGSRSAPMAYALLAAEDAGALRLHVSIDERSAGFVALGLAVATGRPVPVVVTSGSAVANLHPALLEAAHQRVPLVVVSCDRPAELVRRGGSQTMEHVGVFGSPDGVAGGISRPRATADLTAADLASVTLLDLLGVARGPLPGPVHLNVAFADPLVPVPPVRSVRIEAPSDAADGTSSAASAPVRAPEVRVATGSIRTERTPRTVMLAGDGAVRGGRPDLPAAWPVLAEPTVDLPGALGSVPVLLDALGDDVERVVVLGRPTLSRQQTALLARPDVEVVLVDPPGHAWLDGPGARHVPAGWLADEVEESRAAGDADGPGWSDRWHAAARAVAAELDAEVELALAGAPIEGWTAARLVSRAAARDGGLLVAGASMAIRQLDLAGLPAARVVSNRGLAGIDGTVSTALGHALAADVGPAAGDRPVRALLGDLTLQHDLGGLVRGRLERPVDLQLVVLADDGGSIFATLEHGRPELAAAHERVFATPQALDLAAVAAGVGARHVLVDDASGLAAALTGVGRGIEIVEVRLSRSGAAERRRALHRRLVDLVRTMSAGGAA
- a CDS encoding o-succinylbenzoate synthase; the protein is MPRDVLVYSSRLRTRFRGITVRDGVLLRGDAGWGEFSPFWDYDDAESSAWLAAARETADLGWPAQLRSSVPVNVTVPAVDPERAHAIVTGSGGCTTAKVKVAEPGQGLAETEARLEAVRDALGPAGRIRIDANGGWTRDEALTSLARLDRAAGGLEYVEQPCASVADLAAVRRAQSVPVAADESIRRAADPLAVRRAEAADVVVLKVQPLGGVRACLRLAEEVGLPVVVSSALESSVGIAAGLALAAALPELPYACGLATVHLFERDVAAAPLLPVGGELPVPASPAAVAPLAVTPPDVLGADVATRERWLARLDAVGSRA
- a CDS encoding 1,4-dihydroxy-2-naphthoyl-CoA synthase; translation: MSAHAPTPPPAKVSDTFDPVSWREVEGFDLTDITYHRGVAREVDEAGAVVSQRDLPVVRIAFDRPEVRNAFRPHTVDELYRALDHARLDPGVGTVLLTGNGPSPRDGGHAFCSGGDQRVRGRSGYQYAETDDAGNPVGETRESVDPARAGRLHILEVQRLIRTMPKVVVAVVNGWAAGGGHSLFVVADLAIASREHAAFMQTDANVGSFDAGYGSALLARQVGQKRAREIFFLARRYSAEDAERWGAINEAVDHDRLEEVALEYAATIATKSPQAIRMLKFAFNLADDGLAGQQVFAGEATRLAYQTDEAVEGRDAFLERRAPDWSGFPHVS
- a CDS encoding DUF3048 domain-containing protein — protein: MATSRTRTRPASTRQRGLAVVATLLAAGLALTACSKEPEVIQPTDPPVTVDPEVQVDKTAAPEAAPVWPLTGLPGDVVERPVLAVKVETTRPARPQAGINVADVLWEEMIEGGETRLLAMFHSSLPEQVGPIRSVRPMDGGIVGPTGGLLAFSGGQPQFIQQVIDDGVQVTIGDQGGPGMYRVDFRRTPYNLYGNPAEMITVADGNRNLTPPAPFTFAATPAAATAAANGTEATEIVAKFPAQKSSWNWDGSRWLRSMSDAPHTVDTGEQIAADNVVVLRVNIRDTGAKDPIGTAVYETIMVDSGEALVATGGRTVSGTWSKAGISDPIVLTGADGQVITLAPGQTFIELLPYDSSSLTVS
- a CDS encoding AMP-binding enzyme, translated to MAHDTPDEALAEVLAGRRLLRLGSARGLDLPVVAGAGVYCATSGSTGGAPSVVALGPATIAHAVAATDERLGGPGAWLLSLPDDHVAGLMVRARALTAGAPLVRGHAGAFTAAGFARDVALLHDATPPGLRRYGSLVPTQLHRVLADAGAATAAASLDAVLLGGAAAPEPLLARARAARVPVVTTYGMTETAGGCVYDGVPLRGTSVAIDDDGRIRLRGDQVALGYVTARGLEPFDGEVLTNDRGRWEQTAGGRRLRVLGRRDDVIVSGGVNVDPHAVEAAALAVEGVAEAAAVGVPDPEWGQLVCLALRVDPGTAAGVAEDVRGAIRDRLGAASVPKRVLAGEDSLPLRGPGKIDRRALVARFAQTDASGTPRAGHHPATGGED